One part of the Aspergillus luchuensis IFO 4308 DNA, chromosome 5, nearly complete sequence genome encodes these proteins:
- a CDS encoding fungal specific transcription factor domain-containing protein (COG:S;~EggNog:ENOG410PMDK;~InterPro:IPR007219;~PFAM:PF04082;~TransMembrane:1 (i458-479o);~go_function: GO:0003677 - DNA binding [Evidence IEA];~go_function: GO:0008270 - zinc ion binding [Evidence IEA];~go_process: GO:0006351 - transcription, DNA-templated [Evidence IEA]) produces MARKHDSDHNRYARVLEERIIELESQQRGTAHHALGLGTTSGLSKADMQPTESPEPPRTRMTRALTAEDATSPAFRLSSHIPGDAESTQAGSTPSVTILPPVVQGSPYPGFLPGTNYEMEIPSQTQDELIQTFLQRVNPRYPFLHEGTFIAWYESWKESRNLGVPLPPQEQWKAFFIKMALAVSLLIAPQVSPRDMKVSQALYSSATSSLDAVFACLDPVLHAQAYLLCTLHALHSPSSQTVLTMIAAAVRCCVVAQLHLSEVEHRPQELLWERQIRRRVFWSAYAIDRLVSWVYHVPCTLVDEDIQVEPFANMNDHEIKEWQVRADRLEPDASTPRRTQVSSALHLIRGRRIQSRILSIMMRADYDQRLAESHQWRLHMLEVLDEWKAQLEPHSDPLSKGYTSEGWVGMLYNYTVLLLYRPTKANMSDLVMEHCIGACTDIELTFWKYLKSRQTAQLWPGLLSQFGIGITLLYCLWVVPPSQQSIETQSPKIGPAIRTCSVILAVLSERWTEAEPLRDIFDLLADSIPVYWSHDGEARRISTSSAKTIQEYLPRVTAIVINKDIMRMLHEMATEEYPWAAAGTVNMGDWSSNDVHSAQDCPLCLGTRAHRADLPSVSFDATNLWPGFDNDTDHSLAALSGEYSLFPGLLGSIEF; encoded by the exons ATGGCCAGGAAGCATGATTCTGATCACAATAGGTATGCTCGTGTTCTGGAGGAACGGATAATCGAGCTTGAGTCTCAACAGCGCGGTACCGCTCATCATGCTCTTGGTCTGGGCACCACCTCAGGCCTAAGTAAGGCAGACATGCAACCGACAGAGTCACCTGAACCGCCACGAACACGAATGACTCGAGCCCTGACCGCAGAAGATGCAACTTCTCCGGCATTTCGCCTCTCATCCCATATTCCGGGAGATGCTGAAAGCACGCAAGCTGGAAGTACCCCTTCCGTTACTATCCTCCCCCCCGTTGTCCAAGGCTCTCCTTATCCAGGGTTCCTTCCCGGGACCAACTATGAGATGGAAATCCCTTCACAGACCCAGGATGAGTTGATCCAGACATTTCTTCAGCGGGTGAACCCGCGTTATCCCTTCCTCCACGAAGGAACCTTCATTGCCTGGTATGAATCGTGGAAAGAATCTAGGAACTTAGGTGTGCCCCTGCCGCCGCAAGAGCAATGGAAGGCATTCTTCATCAAGATG GCACTTGCGGTCAGCCTTCTGATTGCACCTCAAGTATCACCCCGGGATATGAAAGTTTCTCAG GCTCTGTATTCATCCGCTACATCATCTCTGGATGCTGTGTTCGCTTGCCTTGACCCGGTATTGCATGCACAGGCCTACCTACTGTGCACACTGCATGCACTACActcgccttcttcgcaaACGGTCTTGACCATGATCGCTGCAGCGGTGCGTTGCTGCGTGGTGGCACAGTTGCATTTGTCAGAAGTAGAACACCGGCCACAAGAACTGCTCTGGGAAAGGCAGATTCGCCGCCGTGTGTTCTGGTCTGCTTACGCAATTGATCGCTTGGTCAGTTGGGTTTATCATGTCCCGTGCACTCTCGTAGATGAAGACATTCAGGTTGAG CCTTTTGCAAACATGAACGACCACGAGATCAAAGAATGGCAAGTCCGGGCTGATCGGCTGGAGCCGGATGCATCCACCCCGCGCAGGACACAAGTCTCGTCTGCTCTTCATCTAATCCGCGGTCGGAGAATCCAGTCTCGCATCCTGAGCATTATGATGCGAGCAGACTATGACCAGCGACTTGCTGAATCTCATCAGTGGCGTCTTCATATGCTCGAGGTGCTCGATGAGTGGAAAGCGCAGCTGGAGCCCCATAGCGACCCGCTCTCTAAGGGCTATACCAGCGAAGGATGGGTGGGCATGCTGTACAACTATACAGTACTCCTCCTTTATCGACCGACAAAAGCGAATATGAGTGACTTGGTCATGGAGCATTGTATTGGAGCCTGTACCGACATCGAATTGACGTTCTGGAAGTACCTCAAGAGCCGCCAAACGGCTCAACTATGGCCGGGG CTCCTTAGCCAGTTTGGGATAGGCATCACACTGTTATACTGTCTGTGGGTGGTGCCTCCATCACAACAATCCATCGAGACTCAGTCACCAAAGATTGGCCCAGCCATTCGAACATGCTCAGTGATTCTGGCAGTACTGTCCGAACGGTGGACTGAAGCTGAACCTTTGAGGGACATTTTCGATCTCCTGGCGGACTCCATTCCGGTCTATTGGTCTCATGATGGAGAAGCAAGGCGTATTTCGACGTCCTCGGCAAAGACCATCCAGGAATATTTGCCCCGAGTGACggccatcgtcatcaacaaAGACATCATGCGCATGCTTCATGAGATGGCCACTGAGGAGTATCCGTGGGCTGCAGCTGGGACAGTTAATATGGGTGACTGGTCGTCTAATGATGTGCACAGCGCCCAAGATTGCCCTCTATGCTTGGGAACCCGAGCACACCGAGCGGACTTGCCTTCGGTCAGCTTTGACGCAACGAACCTGTGGCCAGGCTTTGATAATGATACGGATCACTCCTTGGCAGCTTTGTCTGGGGAATACTCGCTATTCCCGGGACTGCTGGGCTCGATCGAGTTTTGA
- a CDS encoding uncharacterized protein (COG:S;~EggNog:ENOG410PSNQ;~InterPro:IPR021858;~TransMembrane:2 (o109-132i346-364o)): MKLSPPAEDDFVFVNVSRPDEFKSASTQRTIRRRVMRDIGRSRRRTRPGQPTWSVTLRAPSDPVTEHIPVSIDPCNTTFYPGPMSDRALQLMHFMTTDRDYVFRPFRTVWFSLALTDTTAILVALANAAMFLDQRLRAQMYRYETSTECLNYYGQCVRLVTHRLADTHESLSQGVITAILGLTCHDLYVGTLDRWKIHISGLGRIIHLRGGYRGLDDSITRFAIWLDVAGSVMEDSRPRLPTPPGFASQVPNILSPTLRNLLGNIVARYNCFKDIATAFNYANFLVQYTDGSLCRSEATWLNEDNLTVIELFGPATHFLLSMSRPTEINPSTTDIPVLQLREALRLVLLLFLGTLKQAVFLFTAHECEYLRCKLSTLISQMEKANYDDSCLKLHLWVLVTVSRLCHSIQSSMYRDDISAVLNLLGMGSKEGLDLVQSILSTDILDGYLPFLPTLETSGL, translated from the exons ATGAAACTATCTCCTCCGGCAGAGGACGATTTCGTCTTCGTAAATGTCTCGCGTCCCGACGAATTCAAGTCCGCGTCAACACAGCGCACCATCCGGCGCCGTGTCATGCGCGACATTGGGAGATCGCGTCGCCGCACTCGCCCGGGGCAACCAACTTGGTCCGTCACCCTAAGAGCCCCTTCAGATCCCGTCACAGAGCACATCCCAGTGTCGATTGACCCATGCAATACGACGTTTTATCCTGGCCCTATGAGCGACCGCGCGCTACAGCTCATGCATTTCA TGACTACGGACCGCGACTACGTTTTTCGTCCCTTTCGGACGGTATGGTTCTCCTTGGCATTAACTGACACCACTGCCATCCTTGTGGCCTTGGCCAATGCTGCCATGTTTCTTGATCAGCGCCTGCGGGCCCAGATGTACAGGTACGAGACTAGTACAGAGTGTCTGAACTACTACGGCCAGTGCGTCCGGCTGGTGACGCACCGGCTGGCAGATACCCATGAGAGTCTCAGCCAAGGGGTTATCACGGCCATATTAGGTCTGACCTGTCACGAT CTCTATGTGGGTACGCTAGATCGCTGGAAAATTCATATTAGTGGCCTGGGACGTATCATCCACTTGAGGGGTGGATACCGGGGCCTAGATGACAGTATCACGCGCTTCGCTATTTG GCTCGACGTTGCGGGTAGCGTGATGGAAGACTCCCGCCCACGGTTGCCAACTCCGCCGGGATTCGCATCCCAAGTCCCCAACATCCTCTCTCCCACTCTGAGAAACCTACTGGGGAACATTGTTGCAAGATATAATTGTTTCAAAGATATCGCGACTGCTTTCAATTATGCGAACTTCCTTGTTCAATACACCGACGGGTCCCTTTGTCGTTCCGAGGCAACATGGCTAAACGAGGATAACCTCACTGTAATAGAACTGTTTGGGCCAGCCACACATTTCCTACTTTCCATGTCGAGGCCGACCGAGATAAATCCTAGCACAACAGACATACCAGTTCTACAGCTACGCGAAGCACTCCGGCTGGTGCTATTACTATTCCTTGGCACATTGAAGCAAGCAGTCTTCCTCTTTACCGCCCACGAATGCGAATATCTGCGATGCAAGCTGTCGACGCTCATTTcacagatggagaaggccaaCTACGACGACTCATGTCTGAAACTGCATCTCTGGGTTCTCGTAACAGTGTCTCGACTCTGTCATTCTATCCAGTCATCGATGTACCGTGACGATATCAGTGCTGTTCTGAACCTATTAGGCATGGGGAGCAAGGAGGGCCTGGATCTGGTTCAAAGTATCCTGTCCACTGACATTCTGGATGGCTATCTACCTTTCCTCCCAACGCTAGAGACCTCAGGTTTATAA
- a CDS encoding SDR family NAD(P)-dependent oxidoreductase (COG:Q;~EggNog:ENOG410PUUK;~InterPro:IPR002347,IPR036291,IPR020904;~PFAM:PF00106,PF13561,PF08659;~go_function: GO:0016491 - oxidoreductase activity [Evidence IEA];~go_process: GO:0055114 - oxidation-reduction process [Evidence IEA]), which produces MPQSDSSLSLQGKVALVTGSGKTRGIGAAIATLLAHHGAAVILNYVSLSTAPSAATVVESITAAGGQALAVQADISRPDGAQKVVQEAVDAFGRLDILVNNAATGTPGPVLSAAPEALATTFAVNVFGPIYVMQEAVKHMPPRSRVINIGSVASKLGISGSPVYSASKAAMDALTFSLAMELGRNHGGITINTVSPGPVDTDGLPPQVAERINKTLVPMSRVEERLGTVQDIADAVLLLCSEKSRWISGQVISVSGGIVGG; this is translated from the exons ATGCCCCAGTCCGATTCCTCTCTTAGTCTTCAAGGCAAAGTAGCTCTTGTTACTGGATCAGGCAAAACGAGAGGCATCGGCGCGGCCATTGCCACTCTTCTAGCTCATCATGGTGCAGCGGTCATTCTCAACTATGTCTCGCTGTCCACGGCTCCTTCCGCTGCCACCGTGGTGGAGAGCATCACCGCCGCGGGCGGACAGGCCCTAGCTGTCCAGGCTGACATCTCCCGGCCTGACGGAGCGCAGAAAGTTGTTCAAGAGGCTGTTGATGCTTTTGGAAGGCTTGATATCCTAG TCAACAACGCCGCTACTGGCACCCCGGGCCCGGTACTCAGCGCTGCCCCCGAAGCTCTAGCTACCACCTTCGCCGTCAACGTCTTTGGTCCAATCTACGTCATGCAGGAAGCAGTGAAACACATGCCGCCACGAAGTCGGGTCATCAACATCGGTTCGGTGGCGTCCAAGTTGGGTATCTCGGGATCGCCAGTCTATAGTGCTTCAAAGGCGGCGATGGATGCGCTGACGTTTTCCCTTGCGATGGAG CTTGGTCGCAATCATGgcggcatcaccatcaacacaGTTTCCCCAGGTCCGGTAGATACAGATGGTCTGCCGCCGCAGGTGGCAGAAAGAATTAACAAGACATTGGTTCCCATGAGCCGAGTCGAGGAGCGATTGGGAACCGTGCAGGATATTGCGGATGCAGTACTGTTGTTGTGCTCGGAAAAGAGTCGCTGGATCTCCGGACAGGTCATTTCCGTCAGTGGTGGAATTGTAGGTGGCTAA
- a CDS encoding uncharacterized protein (COG:S;~EggNog:ENOG410Q21N;~TransMembrane:7 (o6-23i35-57o96-115i127-147o167-194i206-227o239-260i)) translates to MVSSANTWVWLAVVLLVTLLRYVSRTLQMGVPRHLQLEDLLMCFTVVFYILLTVFLIEVQKHGTNEIPREQFGDIEPSSIPDRITGSKLVIVVEQMWLATIWGCKACLLLLYSTMTSGLSQHRIVKIIGAFCALSFVIVEILFFAAWCRPFSAYWSVPPKNLQCSVYRNHLILVLTLNILTDLMIMAIPLPLLIKAKLTLVKKVTLCAVFSLGAFVILCSILSKYYSLSNPYGDQWVDWYVREAATAVIVANIPQTWTLFRRLFNWRAFLAHSSYDRSHGKYTSRLDSSTIHLSRFRAGDKSQGRSTIDPTESGEYITREQPLEIWEHRQFHVTNEPEELRKSSSLSQSSSGSVEFDTTGYQTQQSRTIVTATE, encoded by the exons ATGGTGTCGAGCGCCAACACCTGGGTGTGGTTAGCGGTGGTGCTGCTAGTCA CCCTACTGCGCTATGTCTCCCGAACGTTGCAGATGGGAGTGCCCCGCCATCTTCAACTCGAGGATTTGTTGATGTGCTTTACTGTT GTCTTCTACATCTTGCTGACCGTGTTCTTGATTGAAGTGCAAAAGCATGGCACCAACGAGATCCCCAGAGAACAATTCGGTGACATCGagccctcctccatcccagaCCGTATCACAGGTAGCAAGCTGGTCATTGTGGTGGAGCAGATGTGGCTAGCCACCATTTGGGGTTGCAAGGCTTGCCTGCTACTGCTGTATTCAACTATGAC CTCCGGACTCTCGCAGCATCGGATCGTGAAGATTATCGGTGCCTTCTGTGCCCTTAGCTTCGTCATTGTGGAGATCTTATTCTTTGCCGCCTGGTGTCGTCCCTTTTCCGCATACTGGTCCGTGCCGCCGAAGAACCTCCAGTGTTCCGTCTATCGCAATCACTTGATTTTGGTACTCACACTGAACATCTTAACTGACCTGATGATCATGGCCATTCCGCTACCCCTGCTGATAAAGGCGAAACTTACTTTGGTCAAGAAGGTCACGCTTTGTGCAGTCTTCTCGCTGGGGGCTTTTGTGATTCTGTGCTCAATTCTGTCCAAGTACTACTCCTTGTCTAATCCATATGGCGACCAATGGGTGGACTGGTACGTCCGCGAGGCTGCCACAGCAGTGATCGTGGCCAACATTCCTCAAACCTGGACTCTGTTTCGCCGACTGTTTAATTGGCGGGCGTTCCTGGCCCATTCGTCATACGACCGTAGCCATGGAAAATACACCAGTCGCTTGGACAGCTCGACCATCCATTTATCCCGCTTCCGCGCCGGCGATAAGTCCCAGGGCCGGTCTACGATCGACCCAACCGAATCCGGCGAGTACATTACTCGAGAGCAGCCGTTGGAGATTTGGGAGCATCGCCAGTTCCACGTCACAAATGAGCCCGAAGAGTTgcggaagagcagcagcctgAGCCAAAGCAGTAGTGGTAGCGTGGAATTCGACACGACCGGATACCAGACGCAGCAGTCGCGGACAATCGTGACAGCAACTGAATGA
- a CDS encoding putative short-chain dehydrogenase/reductase (COG:Q;~EggNog:ENOG410Q2B0;~InterPro:IPR036291,IPR002347,IPR020904;~PFAM:PF00106,PF13561;~go_function: GO:0016491 - oxidoreductase activity [Evidence IEA];~go_process: GO:0055114 - oxidation-reduction process [Evidence IEA]), which translates to MAFARRLAILPGGLGGLGSSIGKKLRQQGARLAILYAPFEAARRDELLEAGYGELPAGEEIRTYECDITNPEAVQSVFTTLKEDVLNPSSTTQSARAFPSILVNTAGYVSLSDLELTPPEETLKHLHTNVLGPMLCSQAFARLYLAAAEVAHSSPNPPPPGRIVNLASQAAHVALHRHGAYCASKAALLGLTRSMASEWGGRGITANSVSPTVAWTALGQKAWGQDDVREAFLKTIPTGKFAQPDEVADAVLFLCQDSSGMINGADIRVDGGSTIR; encoded by the exons ATGGCCTTTGCGCGTCGGCTCGCCATCCTCCCCGGTGGCCTAG GCGGCTTGGGCTCGAGTATCGGCAAGAAGCTCCGCCAACAAGGTGCTCGGCTAGCAATTCTGTATGCCCCCTTCGAGGCTGCCCGACGCGATGAGCTGCTAGAGGCTGGCTACGGCGAGCTGCCCGCGGGCGAGGAAATCCGAACGTATGAATGCGACATCACAAACCCCGAGGCTGTCCAGTccgtcttcaccaccctGAAGGAGGACGTTCTCAACCCATCATCGACGACGCAGTCTGCCCGTGCCTTTCCCAGTATCCTAGTCAATACGGCGGGCTATGTATCGCTCAGTGATCTAGAGCTCACCCCGCCGGAAGAAACGCTGAAGCATCTGCATACCAATGTCCTGGGCCCCATGCTGTGCTCGCAGGCATTCGCGCGATTGTACTTGGCCGCCGCTGAGGTGGCTCATTCGTCACCCAACCCGCCGCCTCCGGGTCGCATCGTCAACCTGGCCTCGCAAGCCGCACATGTGGCCCTCCATCGCCACGGGGCCTATTGTGCCTCCAAGGCAGCCCTGTTGGGGCTAACGCGCAGTATGGCTTCTGAATGGGGAGGCCGCGGTATCACAGCGAACAGCGTGTCGCCAACGGTGGCCTGGACCGCTCTGGGACAGAAGGCCTGGGGGCAGGATGATGTGCGGGAGGCTTTCTTGAAGACGATCCCGACAGGCAAATTTGCGCAGCCAGATGAGGTTGCGGATGCGGTTCTATTTCTTTGTCAG GACTCAAGTGGGATGATCAATGGAGCGGACATTCGCGTAGACGGTGGCTCTACTATCAGGTAA
- a CDS encoding HAD family hydrolase (COG:Q;~EggNog:ENOG410Q2B0;~InterPro:IPR041492,IPR023198,IPR036412,IPR023214;~PFAM:PF00702,PF13242,PF12710,PF13419), with protein MPYQLVIFDFDGTLFDTYDAIEHSIQLTLQRLLPSHPPPSSSDIRPLVSTGAPPGDTFRSLHPDPTTFDESLWIRIYRELYAIHGQSRTSPYPAARDVLQALHDRNQPMAIISNKAAVAVKAALEKTDLLQFFPDSLILGHGVAGVQRKPDPSSFTDVLWPNWKALGAPDAVEAERVLMVGDTLTDILYARNIGAQVCWCRYGQGDVEECQRLQPDHTAETLEDVLKIVEGRS; from the coding sequence ATGCCGTACCAGCTCGTCATCTTTGACTTTGACGGCACCCTGTTCGACACCTACGATGCCATCGAGCACTCCATCCAGTTGACCTTGCAACGCCTCCTGCCCTcccatcctccgccttcgTCCAGCGACATTCGCCCGCTCGTCTCCACCGGCGCGCCTCCCGGGGACACCTTTCGCAGTCTACACCCCGATCCCACCACCTTCGACGAGTCTCTCTGGATCCGCATTTACCGCGAGCTGTATGCTATCCATGGCCAATCCCGTACGAGTCCCTATCCCGCCGCTCGCGACGTCCTACAAGCGTTGCACGACCGGAATCAACCCAtggccatcatcagcaacaaaGCTGCGGTCGCAGTGAAGGCGGCCCTGGAGAAGACCGACCTGCTGCAGTTCTTTCCAGATTCCCTCATCCTGGGTCATGGTGTGGCCGGCGTCCAGCGCAAGCCGGATCCGTCCAGCTTCACAGACGTGCTCTGGCCGAACTGGAAGGCTCTCGGGGCGCCCGATGCTGTGGAGGCGGAGCGCGTGCTGATGGTCGGAGACACATTGACGGACATCCTATACGCAAGAAACATCGGGGCACAGGTGTGCTGGTGTCGGTACGGTCAGGGCGACGTTGAGGAGTGCCAACGGCTACAACCGGATCACACTGCGGAGACACTAGAAGATGTGCTTAAGATCGTGGAGGGCAGATCGTGA
- a CDS encoding glutathione S-transferase family protein (COG:O;~EggNog:ENOG410PGF2;~InterPro:IPR036249,IPR036282,IPR010987,IPR004045, IPR004046;~PFAM:PF13409,PF00043,PF14497,PF13410,PF13417, PF02798;~go_function: GO:0005515 - protein binding [Evidence IEA];~go_process: GO:0006749 - glutathione metabolic process [Evidence IEA]): MQPITLYSHPIGPNPWKVAIILSALRIPYETIMVDFTEVKKEPYVSLCPNGRLPTIVDPNKNITLWESGAIVNYLIETYDPSHQLSYDTSPERHQLQQWLHFQVSGQGPYYGQLGWFRRQPEQVPQAIERYMAEIRRVMSVLDRVLTDREWLVGDKCTYADLSFVPWQDLVPLVVGDQRVVQELTEQFPHVEAWMQRMKARPEVQKVLKEKSEAMASN; encoded by the coding sequence ATGCAGCCCATCACTCTCTACTCGCACCCCATCGGGCCTAATCCGTGGAAggtcgccatcatcctctccgcTCTGCGCATCCCCTACGAAACGATCATGGTTGACTTCACCGAGGTGAAAAAGGAGCCCTACGTGAGCCTCTGTCCCAATGGACGGCTGCCAACCATCGTGGATCCCAACAAGAACATCACCCTGTGGGAGTCAGGCGCCATTGTGAACTACCTAATTGAGACCTATGATCCGAGCCACCAGCTGAGCTATGACACGTCTCCCGAACGccaccagctgcagcagtggCTGCATTTCCAAGTGTCCGGGCAGGGGCCGTATTACGGACAGCTAGGCTGGTTCCGGCGGCAGCCCGAGCAGGTGCCCCAGGCCATCGAACGCTACATGGCGGAGATCCGACGCGTGATGAGCGTGCTGGACCGGGTGTTGACGGACCGCGAATGGCTTGTGGGAGACAAGTGCACGTATGCAGACCTCTCCTTTGTTCCCTGGCAGGATCTGGTGCCGTTGGTGGTCGGGGACCAGCGCGTGGTGCAGGAATTGACCGAGCAATTTCCCCATGTGGAGGCGTGGATGCAGAGAATGAAGGCGAGACCAGAGGTACAGAAAgtgctgaaggagaagagcgagGCGATGGCATCGAATTAG
- a CDS encoding MFS transporter (COG:G;~EggNog:ENOG410Q2KP;~InterPro:IPR020846,IPR011701,IPR036259;~PFAM:PF07690;~TransMembrane:12 (i40-60o80-100i107-125o137-155i167-190o196-215i267-293o305-328i349-369o381-403i415-438o444-464i);~go_function: GO:0022857 - transmembrane transporter activity [Evidence IEA];~go_process: GO:0055085 - transmembrane transport [Evidence IEA]), whose translation MRSSSSDSSEPKTIALPSSSLPLWEDDPANGQNWSRSKKIYNTAVPSLLCLLISFALAIYSPSHSHVQEAFHTSTTKSLVPFAMYVYGLAFGPMIAAPISETYGRRFIYLVMTPIAMLFILGAGFAHNLATLAVCRLLAGTFISAPLAVGAGTIMDVWSGQATGRGVTLLMTTAFLGPAIGSLIGGWIAQYKDWRWSQWTSLFLGAAFWIFSMGAQESYAQPLIRRRAAKLGLPVPPSPIPPGWAGIQMMLTVTLARPVYMIFTEPIVSLCSMYSSLNFSVLFCFLACVPLVYTDVYGFTPGQCGLVFIALALGCLLGSVGLLVADHYTLARHLRLHPGGGIAPPPERVLWAAMIGGPLMPAALFWFAWTSTSHVHWMSSIVAIGLFGCSNIMVFISTALYLTQVYGAKFGASALAANGLLRYGIGGSFPLFTIAMYHNLGYSWASSLLGFLAAAFAPLPWLFFRLGSRIRAHSAYTST comes from the exons ATGCGATCCAGTAGCTCGGACAGCAGTGAACCCAAGACGATCGCTctaccctcatcatcactgcccCTATGGGAGGATGATCCCGCTAATGGTCAGAACTGGAGTCGTTCCAAAAAGATTTACAATACTGCTGTGCCGTCGCTTCTTTGTCTGTTGAT ATCGTTCGCGCTGGCTATCTACTCTCCTTCCCACAGCCATGTTCAAGAAGCCTTCCACACCTCGACTACCAAATCTCTGGTGCCCTTCGCTATGTACGTCTATGGCCTGGCCTTCGGGCCTATGATTGCAGCTCCCATCAGTGAGACCTACGGTCGTCGCTTCATCTACCTCGTCATGACCCCCATTGCTatgctcttcatcctcggggCGGGCTTCGCTCACAACCTCGCCACTCTCGCTGTGTGTCGCTTATTGGCGGGGACGTTCATCTCAGCGCCCCTGGCCGTTGGGGCGGGCACAATCATGGACGTCTGGAGTGGACAAGCTACCGGGCGCGGTGTCACCCTACTCATGACCACTGCCTTCCTTGGCCCGGCCATTGGATCGCTAATTGGGGGCTGGATCGCCCAGTACAAGGATTGGCGCTGGTCGCAGTGGACATCGCTATTCCTCGGCGCAGCCTTTTGGATCTTCAGCATGGGGGCCCAAGAGTCCTATGCCCAGCCCCTGATCCGTCGCCGTGCTGCTAAACTAGGACTCCCAGTTCCTCCCAGCCCAATTCCACCGGGCTGGGCTGGGATCCAGATGATGCTCACGGTGACTTTGGCACGACCAGTGTATATGATCTTCACCGAGCCGATTGTGAGTCTGTGCTCGATGTATTCGTCCCTCAACTTCTCTGTCTTGTTCTGTTTTCTCGCCTGTGTTCCGCTCGTTTACACCGATGTGTACGGCTTCACCCCGGGCCAATGCGGACTGGTTTTTATTGCGTTGGCCCTGGGTTGTCTGCTTGGAAGTGTCGGGCTGTTGGTGGCGGACCACTATACATTGGCGCGGCATCTCCGGCTTCATCCGGGAGGAGGGATCGCCCCGCCCCCAGAGCGCGTCTTGTGGGCTGCCATGATTGGCGGTCCGTTGATGCCAGCTGCTCTGTTTTGGTTTGCCTGGACCTCGACCAGTCATGTGCACTGGATGAGCAGCATCGTCGCGATCGGTCTTTTCGGCTGTTCCAACATTATGGTATTC ATATCTACTGCCCTCTACCTCACCCAGGTGTACGGTGCCAAGTTCGGAGCTTCTGCGCTGGCCGCCAATGGCTTACTGAGGTACGGCATTGGCGGCTCATTTCCTCTTTTTACAATAGCCA TGTATCATAACTTGGGCTATAGCTGGGCATCTAGCTTATTGGGGTTCTTGGCCGCTGCTTTTGCGCCTCTGCCCTGGTTGTTCTTCCGTCTAGGAAGTCGCATACGTGCGCATAGCGCTTACACTTCGACCTGA